The Streptomyces sp. Mut1 genome window below encodes:
- the treY gene encoding malto-oligosyltrehalose synthase encodes MTPTATYRLQLQPEFPFSAAEDAVPYLAALGVSHLHLSPVLEAVPGSRHGYDVTDHGRVRAELGGEDGLRRLARTAREHGLGLVLDIVPNHMAADARHNHALREVLREGPESRYARWFDIDWAAGGGRVLLPVLAGRVGDEMARMRVEGEVLRYGEQDFPLRAGTAHLDLPELLDAQHYRLGWWRLARTELNYRRFFTISDLIGVRVEDPEVFDATHAKILELVREGVVDGLRIDHPDGLADPAGYLERLSGASGGVWTAVEKILTGSEPLPAGWAVAGTTGYDALYRIDGLFTDPEGAAELLGHYRESASPEGDRGGYWTATVRRAAYRVVTHELAAETEALTRLASRVCAEDPALRDHAPWALHTAVRELLVRVPVYRPYVTAGGPCSETAGATFDATAVSDAKAVFAVREEASAVDVVRDLALGRLGGGGDRAAFCARFAQTASALRAKAVEDTAYYRYTPLISANEVGGDPGHPAVEPADFHAFCTRLARDWPATGTALTTHDTKRSADVRAGIAVLSQCPGRFAGLVAGAARSAPAAPDPQLAWQAWQTAIGCAGIPAGERAARLEPALLKAVRESGLFTSWTEPDPVYERLASDYVAAGPAADTGPGLALVEEFAAPLAPHVRAQVLGAALVHLTMPGVPDLYQGTERVYPALVDPDNRRPFRQPPPDAPADEKAELTAAALRLRRERPGVFGESGTYAPLGASGPAAAHCLAFCRSGRTVTAVTRLSLRLAESGGWRGTRLALPDDGVWRDLLAPGREFSGGTVAVAELFAERPVALLVRA; translated from the coding sequence ATGACGCCTACCGCCACCTACCGGCTCCAGCTCCAGCCGGAGTTCCCGTTCTCGGCCGCCGAGGACGCCGTGCCGTATCTCGCCGCGCTCGGCGTCTCCCATCTGCACCTGTCACCGGTCCTCGAAGCCGTGCCCGGCTCCCGGCACGGCTACGACGTCACCGACCACGGCCGGGTCCGCGCCGAGCTGGGCGGCGAGGACGGGCTGCGGAGGCTGGCGCGCACCGCGCGGGAGCACGGGCTCGGCCTGGTCCTGGACATCGTGCCGAACCACATGGCGGCCGACGCCCGGCACAACCACGCCCTGCGTGAGGTGCTGCGCGAGGGCCCGGAATCCCGGTACGCCCGCTGGTTCGACATCGACTGGGCGGCGGGCGGGGGCCGGGTGCTGCTGCCGGTGCTGGCCGGGCGGGTCGGCGACGAGATGGCGCGGATGCGGGTCGAGGGGGAGGTGCTGCGCTACGGCGAACAGGATTTCCCCCTCCGGGCCGGGACCGCCCACCTCGATCTGCCCGAGCTGCTGGACGCCCAGCACTACCGGCTCGGCTGGTGGCGGCTGGCCCGCACCGAGCTGAACTACCGGCGGTTCTTCACCATCTCGGACCTGATCGGGGTGCGGGTGGAGGACCCGGAGGTCTTCGACGCCACCCACGCCAAAATCCTCGAACTGGTGCGGGAAGGGGTCGTGGACGGTCTGCGGATCGACCACCCGGACGGCCTCGCCGACCCGGCCGGCTATCTGGAGCGGCTCTCCGGGGCGAGCGGCGGGGTGTGGACGGCGGTGGAGAAGATCCTCACCGGGTCCGAGCCGCTGCCGGCCGGCTGGGCCGTGGCCGGGACGACGGGGTACGACGCGCTGTACCGGATCGACGGCCTCTTCACCGACCCGGAGGGCGCGGCGGAGCTGCTGGGCCACTACCGCGAGTCCGCCTCACCGGAAGGCGACCGGGGCGGCTACTGGACGGCGACCGTGCGCCGGGCCGCGTACCGCGTGGTCACCCATGAACTGGCGGCCGAGACCGAGGCGCTGACCCGGCTGGCGTCCCGCGTCTGCGCCGAGGACCCCGCGCTGCGCGACCACGCCCCCTGGGCGCTGCACACCGCGGTGCGCGAGCTGCTGGTCCGCGTCCCGGTCTACCGCCCGTACGTGACAGCGGGCGGCCCGTGCTCCGAGACGGCGGGAGCGACATTCGACGCGACGGCGGTGAGCGACGCGAAGGCGGTGTTCGCGGTACGTGAGGAGGCGTCGGCCGTCGACGTGGTGCGGGACCTGGCGCTCGGGCGGCTCGGCGGGGGCGGGGACCGGGCGGCGTTCTGCGCGCGGTTCGCCCAGACGGCGTCCGCGCTGCGCGCCAAGGCGGTCGAGGACACGGCGTACTACCGGTACACGCCACTGATCTCGGCGAACGAGGTGGGCGGCGATCCGGGGCACCCGGCGGTGGAGCCGGCGGACTTCCACGCCTTCTGCACCCGGCTCGCCCGCGACTGGCCCGCCACCGGGACGGCGCTGACCACGCACGACACCAAGCGCAGCGCCGACGTACGGGCGGGCATCGCGGTGCTGTCGCAGTGTCCGGGCCGGTTCGCGGGGCTGGTGGCCGGGGCCGCGCGCTCGGCTCCGGCCGCGCCCGATCCGCAGCTGGCCTGGCAGGCCTGGCAGACCGCGATCGGCTGCGCCGGGATTCCGGCCGGCGAGCGCGCGGCACGGCTGGAGCCCGCCCTCCTGAAGGCGGTGCGCGAGTCGGGCCTGTTCACCAGCTGGACGGAGCCCGATCCGGTGTACGAGCGGCTGGCCTCGGACTACGTCGCCGCCGGGCCGGCCGCGGACACCGGCCCCGGTCTGGCTCTCGTGGAGGAGTTCGCCGCCCCGCTCGCCCCGCATGTGCGGGCCCAGGTGCTGGGGGCCGCGCTGGTGCACCTGACGATGCCGGGGGTGCCGGACCTCTACCAGGGCACCGAGCGCGTGTATCCGGCGCTGGTCGACCCGGACAACCGGCGGCCGTTCCGGCAGCCGCCACCGGACGCGCCCGCCGACGAGAAGGCGGAGCTGACGGCGGCGGCGCTGCGGCTGCGTCGCGAGCGGCCGGGGGTGTTCGGCGAGTCGGGTACGTACGCCCCGCTGGGCGCGTCGGGTCCGGCGGCGGCGCACTGTCTGGCGTTCTGCCGTTCGGGCCGGACCGTGACGGCGGTGACCCGGCTGTCGCTGCGGCTCGCGGAGTCGGGCGGCTGGCGCGGGACGCGGCTGGCGCTGCCGGACGACGGGGTGTGGCGGGACCTGCTGGCCCCGGGGCGGGAGTTCTCGGGCGGCACGGTCGCGGTGGCCGAGCTGTTCGCGGAGCGTCCGGTGGCGCTGCTCGTACGCGCCTGA
- the glgX gene encoding glycogen debranching protein GlgX, giving the protein MHVWPGQAYPLGATYDGAGTNFAVFSEAAHRIELCLLHDDGSETAVELRETDAFVRHAYLPGVMPGQRYGFRVHGPYEPQRGTRCNSAKLLLDPYARAVSGQIKWGEAVYGYPFGRPDARNDLDSAPHTMSSVVVNPYFDWGDDRRPRTDYHRTVIYEAHVKGLTMLHPGLPKELRGTYAGLAHPEIIAHLTELGVTAIELMPVHQFVQDHRLADAGLANYWGYNTIGFFAPHNAYASWGDRGEQVLEFKQAVRALHQAGIEVILDVVYNHTAEGNHLGPTLSFRGLDNASYYRLTDDQRYYMDTTGTGNSLLMRSPHVLQMIMDSLRYWVTEMHVDGFRFDLAATLARQFHEVDRLSSFFDLVQQDPVVSQVKLIAEPWDVGEGGYQVGNFPPLWTEWNGKYRDTVRDLWRGEPRTLAEFAGRLTGSSDLYQDDGRRPLASINFTTCHDGFTLHDLVSYNDKRNEANGEGNRDGESHNRSWNCGAEGETDRADVLELRERQMRNFIATLMLSQGVPMLSHGDEFGRTQRGNNNAYCQDNELSWVHWPVPAGARDGDDEAADGEQDGDTPGSSLLEFTRAMVWLRRDHPVFRRRRFFHGRPVEGTHDELSDIAWFTPEGQEMTQRDWQAAHAKALTVFLNGHAISEPGPRGERISDDSFLLMFNASAETLEFAVPVNHGRQWHAVVDTARPAGVLTGAGPKVAAGDRVTLVGRSMVVLQRPA; this is encoded by the coding sequence ATGCATGTCTGGCCGGGACAGGCGTACCCCCTCGGTGCCACGTACGACGGCGCCGGGACCAACTTCGCGGTCTTCTCGGAGGCCGCCCACCGAATCGAGTTGTGCCTGCTGCACGACGACGGTTCCGAGACGGCGGTGGAACTGAGAGAGACCGATGCCTTCGTCCGTCACGCGTACCTGCCCGGGGTGATGCCGGGTCAGCGCTACGGATTCAGGGTGCACGGCCCGTACGAACCGCAGCGGGGCACCCGGTGCAACTCCGCCAAGCTGCTCCTGGACCCCTACGCGCGGGCGGTGTCCGGGCAGATCAAATGGGGCGAGGCGGTGTACGGCTACCCCTTCGGCAGGCCCGACGCGCGCAACGACCTGGACTCGGCGCCGCACACCATGAGCTCGGTCGTGGTCAACCCGTACTTCGACTGGGGCGACGACCGGCGGCCCCGTACGGACTACCACCGCACGGTGATCTACGAGGCCCATGTGAAGGGTCTGACGATGCTCCACCCGGGGCTGCCGAAGGAGCTGCGCGGCACGTACGCGGGGCTGGCGCATCCGGAGATCATCGCCCATCTGACGGAGCTGGGCGTCACGGCCATCGAACTGATGCCGGTGCACCAGTTCGTCCAGGACCACCGGCTGGCCGACGCGGGGCTCGCCAACTACTGGGGCTACAACACGATCGGCTTCTTCGCCCCGCACAACGCCTACGCCTCCTGGGGCGACCGGGGCGAACAGGTGCTGGAGTTCAAGCAGGCCGTGCGCGCCCTGCACCAGGCGGGCATCGAGGTCATCCTCGACGTGGTCTACAACCACACGGCCGAGGGCAACCATCTGGGCCCCACGCTCTCCTTCCGGGGCCTGGACAACGCCTCGTACTACCGGCTGACCGACGACCAGCGCTACTACATGGACACCACGGGGACCGGGAACTCCCTGCTCATGCGCTCGCCGCACGTGCTCCAGATGATCATGGACTCGTTGCGGTACTGGGTGACCGAGATGCATGTGGACGGCTTCCGCTTCGACCTGGCGGCCACGCTGGCCCGTCAGTTCCACGAGGTGGACCGGCTGTCGTCGTTCTTCGACCTGGTGCAGCAGGACCCGGTGGTCAGCCAGGTGAAGCTGATCGCCGAGCCGTGGGACGTGGGTGAGGGCGGCTACCAGGTGGGGAACTTCCCGCCGCTGTGGACCGAGTGGAACGGCAAGTACCGGGACACGGTCCGCGATCTGTGGCGCGGTGAGCCCAGGACCCTGGCGGAGTTCGCCGGGCGGCTGACCGGGTCCTCCGACCTGTACCAGGACGACGGGCGGCGCCCGCTGGCCTCGATCAACTTCACCACCTGCCACGACGGTTTCACCCTCCACGACCTGGTCTCGTACAACGACAAGCGCAACGAGGCCAACGGCGAGGGCAACCGGGACGGCGAGAGCCACAACCGGTCCTGGAACTGCGGCGCCGAGGGCGAGACGGACCGGGCCGATGTGCTGGAACTGCGCGAGCGCCAGATGCGCAACTTCATCGCCACGCTGATGCTGTCGCAGGGCGTGCCCATGCTCAGCCACGGCGACGAGTTCGGCCGTACCCAGCGCGGCAACAACAACGCCTACTGCCAGGACAACGAGCTGTCGTGGGTGCACTGGCCGGTGCCGGCCGGGGCCCGGGACGGCGACGACGAGGCGGCGGACGGGGAACAGGACGGCGACACGCCGGGCAGCAGTCTGCTGGAGTTCACCCGGGCCATGGTGTGGCTGCGCCGCGACCACCCGGTCTTCCGGCGCCGCAGGTTCTTCCACGGCCGCCCGGTGGAGGGCACCCACGACGAACTGTCCGACATCGCCTGGTTCACCCCCGAGGGCCAGGAGATGACGCAGCGGGACTGGCAGGCGGCGCACGCCAAGGCACTGACGGTCTTCCTGAACGGGCACGCCATCTCGGAGCCCGGCCCGCGCGGGGAGCGGATCTCCGACGACTCCTTCCTGCTGATGTTCAACGCGAGCGCCGAGACCCTGGAATTCGCCGTGCCGGTCAACCACGGGCGGCAGTGGCACGCCGTCGTGGACACCGCCCGCCCGGCCGGGGTACTGACCGGGGCGGGCCCGAAGGTGGCGGCGGGCGATCGGGTGACGCTGGTGGGGCGGAGCATGGTGGTGCTGCAACGGCCCGCGTGA
- a CDS encoding SAV2148 family HEPN domain-containing protein, whose product MSSGGFELPPGDAGHEGDVADVPPGAVSLAQPLEIGAELDWGADAWSEVRTRAQRAGRAYIWLNLVEQRLRAVVAAVLRPIYEPVHGEDWVVAAAGPAGQEWVQRAVAVREVSRRKGYLLDPADDNVLSFLTLPQLRELMVQHWPCFEPYFDDRRDVELALDELEVARNVVSRNRALNEAVLAQAERASARLLEMLGSGAAVPSSDRLPVDAVEDLVGDRYADVVSVHSDRVRLQRQLPAEDLFGDARRLDAIGIGLNLLVQNFSGRRLIRLAESGCRIRLLFINPASSAVKRRERELGLKKGELSRSVEMNILHMRRVRSKLRDPGAFEIHVFDETPRFTAYLVDGDGADAVGVVQTYLRRARGMEAPVLVLRGGGRAVVRAGQGYEHGLFETYREEFESVWTDSRPVS is encoded by the coding sequence GTGAGCTCGGGAGGGTTCGAGCTGCCCCCGGGTGACGCGGGTCACGAGGGGGATGTGGCCGATGTCCCGCCCGGGGCGGTCTCGCTGGCGCAGCCGCTGGAGATCGGCGCGGAACTGGACTGGGGCGCCGACGCCTGGAGCGAGGTGCGTACGCGCGCCCAGCGCGCCGGGCGGGCCTATATCTGGCTGAATCTGGTCGAACAGCGACTGCGTGCCGTGGTCGCGGCGGTGCTCCGGCCGATCTACGAGCCCGTCCACGGCGAGGACTGGGTGGTGGCCGCGGCGGGCCCCGCCGGGCAGGAGTGGGTGCAGCGCGCCGTCGCCGTGCGCGAGGTCTCCCGCCGCAAGGGCTATCTGCTCGACCCGGCCGACGACAACGTCCTGAGCTTCCTCACGCTGCCGCAGCTGCGCGAGCTGATGGTCCAGCACTGGCCGTGCTTCGAGCCCTACTTCGACGACCGCCGCGATGTCGAACTGGCGCTCGACGAGCTGGAGGTCGCGCGCAATGTGGTCTCCCGCAACCGCGCGCTCAACGAAGCGGTGCTCGCCCAGGCCGAGCGGGCCTCCGCCCGGCTCCTGGAGATGCTGGGCAGCGGCGCGGCCGTGCCCTCGTCCGACCGGCTCCCGGTCGACGCCGTCGAGGACCTGGTCGGCGACCGGTACGCGGACGTCGTCTCCGTCCACTCCGACCGGGTCCGCCTCCAGCGCCAGCTGCCCGCCGAGGACCTCTTCGGCGACGCCCGCCGGCTCGACGCGATCGGCATCGGACTCAACCTGCTGGTACAGAACTTCTCCGGCCGCCGGCTGATCCGGCTCGCCGAGTCGGGCTGCCGGATACGGCTGCTGTTCATCAACCCCGCCAGCAGCGCCGTCAAGCGCCGCGAGCGGGAGCTGGGCCTCAAGAAGGGCGAACTCAGCCGGTCGGTGGAGATGAACATCCTGCACATGCGGCGGGTCCGCTCCAAGCTCCGCGACCCGGGCGCCTTCGAGATCCACGTCTTCGACGAGACCCCGCGCTTCACCGCCTACCTGGTGGACGGCGACGGGGCCGACGCCGTGGGCGTCGTGCAGACCTATCTGCGCCGGGCGCGCGGTATGGAGGCGCCGGTGCTGGTGCTGCGCGGCGGCGGGCGTGCGGTGGTCCGGGCGGGGCAGGGGTACGAGCACGGGCTGTTCGAGACCTACCGCGAGGAGTTCGAGTCCGTGTGGACGGACTCCCGGCCGGTCTCCTGA
- a CDS encoding 3'-5' exonuclease, translating into MSWHRHALVGFDLETTGTDPLEARIVTAAVIAVDGRDGEPADRHSWLADPGIRIPAQASAIHGISSERAAAEGRPAREVADEIADTLAGYWRRGVPVVAYNAAFDLTLLTAELRRHRLPSLSDRLGGAPIGPVIDPYTIDRAVDRYRKGKRNLEAVCVEYGVVHGGAHDATADALAAVRVAYAIAGRHPSVAELDAGRLHERQIAWYAEWAADFQRFLRRKGTADAVIDGRWPVREPVPAAETMPSVG; encoded by the coding sequence ATGAGCTGGCACCGGCATGCGCTGGTCGGCTTCGATCTGGAGACGACGGGGACGGACCCGCTGGAGGCCCGCATCGTGACGGCCGCGGTGATCGCCGTGGACGGGCGGGACGGCGAGCCGGCCGACCGGCACAGCTGGCTGGCCGACCCGGGCATCCGCATCCCCGCCCAGGCGTCCGCGATCCACGGCATCAGCAGCGAGCGGGCCGCGGCGGAGGGCCGGCCGGCCCGTGAGGTCGCCGACGAGATCGCCGACACCCTGGCCGGCTACTGGCGCCGGGGCGTCCCGGTCGTCGCGTACAACGCGGCCTTCGATCTGACCCTGCTCACCGCCGAGTTGCGCCGCCACCGGCTGCCCTCGCTCAGCGACCGGCTCGGCGGCGCCCCCATCGGCCCCGTCATCGACCCGTACACCATCGACCGCGCCGTCGACCGCTACCGCAAGGGCAAGCGGAATCTGGAGGCCGTCTGCGTCGAGTACGGCGTGGTCCACGGCGGGGCGCACGACGCGACGGCGGACGCGCTGGCCGCGGTGCGGGTGGCGTACGCGATAGCCGGCCGGCACCCCTCGGTGGCCGAGCTGGACGCCGGCCGGCTCCACGAGCGCCAGATCGCCTGGTACGCGGAGTGGGCCGCCGACTTCCAGCGGTTCCTGCGCCGCAAGGGCACCGCCGACGCGGTGATCGACGGCCGCTGGCCGGTCCGCGAGCCGGTGCCGGCCGCGGAGACGATGCCGTCCGTCGGCTGA
- a CDS encoding phosphotransferase enzyme family protein produces MNEMEAREVLTAAGFSGDAELLALGENAVFGAGDLVVKVGRDAERSPELRERAEREVAVARWLADRGVPAVRAAEPGARLVGGHPVTLWHRLPEAVRPAEPRDLAPLLTAVHALPAPADFALPRRELLGGVERWLTLAGDAIDPADADYLRERRDGFAAAAARLVPHLPPGPIHGDALARNVHVGPEGPVLVDLETFASDLREHDLVVLALSRDRYGLAADAYDAFTRAYGWDVREWDGCGVLRGARETASCAWVAQHAPANAAALTEFRRRVASLRDGDTAVRWYPF; encoded by the coding sequence ATGAACGAGATGGAAGCGCGCGAGGTGCTCACCGCCGCCGGGTTCTCCGGTGACGCCGAACTGCTCGCGCTCGGCGAGAACGCCGTGTTCGGGGCCGGCGACCTCGTCGTCAAGGTCGGCCGGGACGCGGAGCGCAGCCCCGAGCTGCGGGAGCGGGCCGAGCGCGAGGTGGCCGTCGCCCGGTGGCTCGCCGACCGCGGCGTCCCCGCCGTGCGGGCCGCCGAACCCGGGGCGCGGCTGGTCGGGGGCCACCCGGTGACCCTGTGGCACCGGCTGCCCGAGGCGGTGCGCCCCGCCGAGCCGCGCGATCTGGCCCCGCTGCTCACCGCCGTGCACGCGCTGCCCGCCCCGGCGGACTTCGCCCTGCCCCGCCGGGAGCTGCTGGGGGGCGTCGAGCGCTGGCTGACCCTGGCGGGCGACGCGATCGATCCGGCCGACGCCGACTATCTGCGTGAGCGGCGCGACGGCTTCGCCGCGGCGGCGGCGCGGCTCGTCCCGCATCTGCCCCCGGGCCCGATCCACGGCGACGCGCTGGCGCGCAACGTCCATGTCGGTCCGGAAGGCCCGGTCCTGGTGGACCTGGAGACCTTCGCCTCGGATCTGCGCGAGCACGACCTGGTGGTCCTCGCCCTGTCCCGCGACCGGTACGGCCTGGCGGCCGACGCCTATGACGCGTTCACCCGGGCGTACGGCTGGGACGTGCGCGAGTGGGACGGCTGCGGGGTGCTGCGCGGGGCGCGGGAGACGGCGAGCTGTGCGTGGGTCGCGCAGCATGCCCCGGCCAACGCGGCGGCTCTCACCGAATTCCGCCGGCGTGTGGCGTCCCTGCGGGACGGGGACACGGCGGTGCGGTGGTATCCCTTCTGA
- a CDS encoding carbohydrate ABC transporter permease, with protein sequence MALASATVRSGRDGPPRGRGTGRSARPGRGPGTWFLVLPALIPILVLSVGPLLYGIALAFTDSQSGRTRSTQWVGALNFQDLLHDGLFWESFRIGLVWAVGVSVPQFVLALGLALLLNENLRMRWLARALAIIPWAMPEVVVGIMWRLVYNPDAGILNETIRDLGLGDGRDWLTGLATALPAVILVGVWAGMPQTTVALLAGLQNTPQELHEAAALDGAGAWRRFRTVTWPALRPVALSITALNFIWNFNSFALVYVLTNGGPGGRTRLPMLFAYEEAFRYGQFGYAAAMGCVMVAVISVILAVYLAGRLRGGEDR encoded by the coding sequence ATGGCGTTGGCGAGTGCAACCGTGCGGTCCGGCCGGGACGGTCCGCCGCGCGGGCGTGGCACCGGGCGGTCCGCGCGCCCCGGCCGGGGCCCCGGCACCTGGTTCCTGGTGCTGCCCGCCCTCATCCCCATCCTGGTCCTGAGCGTCGGCCCGCTGCTCTACGGCATCGCGCTGGCCTTCACCGACTCCCAGTCGGGCCGCACCCGGTCCACCCAGTGGGTCGGCGCGCTGAACTTCCAGGACCTGCTGCACGACGGGCTGTTCTGGGAGTCGTTCCGGATCGGCCTGGTGTGGGCGGTCGGAGTGAGCGTCCCGCAGTTCGTACTCGCGCTCGGCCTCGCCCTGCTGCTCAACGAGAACCTGCGGATGCGCTGGCTCGCCCGCGCCCTGGCGATCATCCCGTGGGCGATGCCCGAGGTCGTCGTCGGCATCATGTGGCGGCTCGTCTACAACCCGGACGCCGGAATCCTCAACGAGACCATCCGCGACCTGGGCCTCGGTGACGGCCGGGACTGGCTGACCGGGCTCGCCACCGCCCTGCCCGCGGTGATCCTCGTCGGCGTCTGGGCCGGCATGCCGCAGACCACGGTCGCCCTGCTGGCCGGCCTCCAGAACACCCCGCAGGAACTCCACGAGGCCGCGGCCCTGGACGGGGCGGGTGCCTGGCGCCGGTTCAGGACCGTCACCTGGCCCGCCCTCAGACCGGTCGCGCTCTCCATCACCGCGCTCAACTTCATCTGGAACTTCAACTCCTTCGCCCTGGTCTACGTCCTGACCAACGGCGGTCCCGGCGGCCGCACCCGGCTGCCCATGCTCTTCGCGTACGAGGAGGCGTTCCGCTACGGGCAGTTCGGCTACGCCGCCGCGATGGGCTGTGTGATGGTCGCGGTGATCTCCGTGATCCTCGCCGTGTACCTCGCTGGCCGGCTCAGGGGAGGGGAGGACCGATGA
- a CDS encoding carbohydrate ABC transporter permease yields MSMRTKRSVRAGQYLALLCYLVFLAFPFLWLISTAFKPAPELGSLHPTWIPQHPTLDNFRQAFDEQPLLRAAANSLIAALSAGAIAVVIATPMAYVMARHRTRLATAATGWVVVSQAFPFVLLIIPLFLVLKHLHLINTLWGLIMVYVVWALPFALWMLVGYVRAVPPELEEAAAVDGAGRLRTLVSVTAPLLAPGIVATALFAFITAWNEFFFALVLLKTPEKQTLPVVLTHFLGAEGASDLGPLAAAAFLATLPSLVLFAVIQRRITGGMLAGAVKS; encoded by the coding sequence ATGAGCATGCGCACCAAGCGGTCCGTGCGCGCCGGGCAGTACCTGGCGCTGCTGTGCTACCTGGTCTTCCTGGCGTTCCCGTTCCTGTGGCTGATCTCGACCGCCTTCAAACCCGCGCCGGAGCTGGGGTCGCTGCACCCGACCTGGATTCCCCAGCACCCGACGCTGGACAACTTCCGGCAGGCATTCGACGAGCAGCCGCTGCTGCGGGCCGCCGCCAACTCGCTGATAGCCGCGCTCTCGGCCGGGGCCATCGCCGTCGTCATCGCCACCCCGATGGCCTATGTGATGGCCCGCCACCGCACCCGGCTCGCCACGGCGGCCACCGGCTGGGTCGTGGTCAGCCAGGCGTTCCCCTTCGTCCTGCTGATCATTCCGCTCTTCCTGGTCCTCAAGCACCTGCACCTGATCAACACGCTGTGGGGGCTGATCATGGTGTACGTGGTGTGGGCGCTGCCCTTCGCGCTGTGGATGCTCGTCGGCTACGTACGGGCCGTGCCGCCCGAACTGGAGGAGGCGGCGGCGGTCGACGGGGCGGGCCGGCTGCGCACGCTGGTCTCGGTCACCGCCCCGCTGCTGGCCCCCGGCATCGTCGCCACGGCCCTCTTCGCGTTCATCACCGCGTGGAACGAGTTCTTCTTCGCCCTGGTCCTCCTCAAGACACCGGAGAAGCAGACCTTGCCGGTCGTACTGACACACTTCCTCGGCGCGGAGGGCGCCAGCGACCTCGGCCCGCTCGCCGCCGCCGCGTTCCTCGCGACCCTCCCCTCGCTCGTCCTGTTCGCCGTCATCCAGCGCCGGATCACCGGAGGCATGCTGGCCGGGGCGGTGAAGAGCTGA